In a single window of the Acipenser ruthenus chromosome 8, fAciRut3.2 maternal haplotype, whole genome shotgun sequence genome:
- the LOC117405530 gene encoding F-box only protein 40-like codes for MGRNKRPPIGQHRHCEKCFSRRCQAPIDISVSCMVINCRLHCGAVFHMCKEEEHKLLCPHEKVPCLNAEYGCPFSMLRFKLAKHLEVCPASTVSCSMEWNRWPLIEKETVLNENVMKEPYSEENLDLSMTLRDQRTLFNSLKLGPLFPELMEQLEAPEVVDKSFGLEAEGAVGGECPDMSFSAHASDFTDPKGRVFSGEEVPEMTQAEQEALANDKSVANLGKYNAWESMFSKEKHSCKHAENSAETQETTSSQKNGNKKANAEEHLNHDKSGLAPWQDGVLERLSSEVASKDFNMYLVHHGRMLIRFGQISACTPREKDFVYGSLEPIPVQTLHSFKVPTSYRAIRNRVGDSIKEKKEESKGIDTSDLGVSDDDIPKCDVVMATLVCSLEKELKGKFISETLSDDGISINIGTQTYLFESTPFKTSASLADVTAESNPCLKFHLQAESVTTRHNKSCSAFTFLCHHFFRRDEFASHFKNVHADIQSSLSGWFEQRCPLSYLGCTYSQRKFRPARQKAKVTYSQELSTFTIKPEVSPLLFESVKTNPARKSLSSLPFEMLQHIAGFLDSLALSQLAQVSPYMREVCSTLLQERGMVSLKWEKKTYSHGGSSWRARKKVWQFSCLFSTVDSWCFDDIPSMSEHLKVCPFYVTEQKSEPVPLASMCGTKEQSQERSTLVSMFLPKP; via the exons ATG GGAAGAAACAAAAGACCCCCCATTGGCCAACACAGACACTGTGAAAAATGCTTCAGCCGTCGATGCCAGGCCCCTATAGATATATCAGTCTCCTGTATGGTGATAAACTGTCGGCTTCACTGTGGAGCGGTTTTCCATATGTGCAAGGAGGAAGAACACAAACTGCTGTGCCCGCACGAAAAGGTCCCCTGCCTTAATGCTGAATATGGCTGCCCGTTCTCAATGCTCCGTTTCAAACTCGCTAAGCATCTGGAGGTCTGTCCAGCAAGCACTGTGAGCTGCTCCATGGAATGGAACCGCTGGCCTCTGATAGAAAAAGAGACCGTTCTCAACGAGAATGTAATGAAAGAACCATACTCAGAGGAGAATTTAGACCTGTCCATGACTCTAAGAGACCAAAGAACTCTATTCAACTCCTTAAAACTGGGACCTCTCTTTCCCGAGTTGATGGAACAACTAGAAGCCCCTGAAGTTGTAGATAAAAGTTTCGGACTAGAAGCTGAAGGGGCAGTGGGTGGAGAATGCCCTGATATGTCATTTTCTGCTCATGCCAGTGACTTCACAGATCCCAAGGGGAGGGTATTTAGTGGGGAAGAAGTTCCTGAGATGACCCAAGCTGAGCAAGAAGCTTTGGCAAATGACAAAAGTGTGGCAAACTTGGGCAAGTACAATGCTTGGGAAAGCATGTTTAGCAAGGAGAAGCACAGCTGCAAGCACGCTGAAAACTCTGCAGAGACACAGGAGACAACCAGCAGCCAGAAGAATGGAAACAAAAAGGCTAATGCTGAGGAACATTTAAATCATGATAAATCTGGTCTGGCACCTTGGCAGGATGGAGTTTTGGAGAGACTGAGCAGCGAGGTCGCTTCAAAGGACTTCAACATGTATCTGGTGCACCATGGAAGAATGCTAATTCGCTTTGGACAGATTAGTGCCTGTACCCCAAGAGAGAAAGACTTTGTATATGGAAGCCTGGAACCCATACCTGTCCAGACTCTCCATTCATTTAAGGTTCCCACCAGCTACCGGGCCATAAGGAATCGCGTTGGGGattcaataaaagaaaagaaagaagaaagcaaGGGGATAGACACCTCTGATTTAGGTGTCTCGGATGATGATATACCAAAATGTGATGTGGTTATGGCTACATTGGTTTGCTCATTGGAAAAAGAATTAAAAGGCAAATTCATCTCGGAAACCTTATCAGATGATGGAATAAGTATAAACATTGGGACACAGACCTATTTATTTGAATCCACACCATTTAAGACCAGTGCTTCATTGGCTGACGTTACAGCAGAAAGCAACCCGTGCCTCAAGTTTCATCTTCAAGCTGAGAGCGTGACTACGAGGCACAACAAATCCTGCTCCGCGTTCACTTTCTTGTGCCACCACTTCTTCAGACGCGACGAGTTTGCTTCACACTTCAAGAACGTCCATGCGGATATCCAGTCTAGTCTGAGCGGCTGGTTCGAGCAGCGTTGCCCTCTGTCCTACCTCGGGTGCACCTACAGCCAAAGGAAGTTCCGTCCTGCCAGACAGAAGGCTAAAGTTACCTACAGTCAGGAACTCAGCACATTCACCATCAAGCCAGAGGTTTCCCCTTTACTCTTCGAGAGTGTGAAAACTAATCCTGCAAGAAAGTCTCTGAGCAGCCTGCCCTTTGAGATGCTGCAGCACATTGCTGGGTTTTTGGATAGCTTGGCTTTGTCCCAGCTAGCCCAGGTCTCTCCGTACATGAGGGAAGTCTGTTCCACACTGCTTCAGGAGCGAGGTATGGTCAGTCTGAAATGGGAAAAGAAAACATACTCACACGGAGGATCTTCCTGGAGAGCAAGGAAGAAG gtctGGCAGTTCAGTTGTCTATTTTCCACTGTAGACAGCTGGTGCTTTGATGACATTCCCTCCATGTCTGAGCACCTGAAGGTCTGCCCTTTCTATGTGACTGAACAGAAGAGTGAGCCTGTCCCCCTGGCCAGCATGTGTGGGACCAAAGAACAATCACAAGAGAGGAGCACCCTGGTATCCATGTTTCTACCAAAGCCGTGA